One window of the Novipirellula caenicola genome contains the following:
- a CDS encoding YeeE/YedE thiosulfate transporter family protein, producing the protein MRSAKGATQRLHPPIETRYLQTKTGTEMNNPLAKHAWSPYLVGAGIGVLSWFAFWSADHPLGITTAFEHTAALGIQAVAPQFAESNSYFQDNSPKIGWEWMLVVGVLLGSLLSSFASGDRERVVVPEMWRRRFGDSAALRMSVAFFAAGLMMFGARLAKGCTSGHGISGTLQLAASSWVFSITFFTVAIVTAFLLYGRRASENV; encoded by the coding sequence TTGCGATCAGCAAAAGGGGCAACGCAACGATTGCATCCACCAATCGAGACACGGTATTTGCAAACCAAAACGGGAACTGAGATGAACAATCCTTTGGCAAAACACGCCTGGTCACCCTACTTGGTCGGCGCTGGCATTGGCGTGCTGAGTTGGTTCGCTTTTTGGAGTGCCGACCATCCTCTAGGAATCACGACTGCGTTTGAACACACCGCAGCGCTGGGGATCCAGGCGGTCGCGCCGCAATTTGCTGAGTCGAATTCCTACTTTCAAGACAACTCGCCCAAGATCGGCTGGGAATGGATGCTGGTGGTTGGCGTGTTGTTGGGCAGTCTACTCAGCTCGTTTGCTTCGGGAGATCGCGAGCGTGTCGTCGTTCCAGAGATGTGGCGACGGCGGTTTGGCGACAGTGCCGCACTTCGGATGAGCGTCGCATTCTTTGCCGCGGGTTTGATGATGTTTGGTGCTCGACTAGCCAAAGGTTGCACCAGCGGTCACGGAATCAGCGGAACGTTGCAACTTGCGGCCTCGAGCTGGGTGTTCAGCATCACCTTTTTCACGGTTGCCATTGTTACCGCATTTCTACTTTACGGCCGGAGGGCTAGCGAAAATGTTTGA
- a CDS encoding YeeE/YedE thiosulfate transporter family protein: MFDPIWKLALGLITGIVFGILLQKGRVAKYHVILGQFLFRDWTVVKIMGTAVVVGSVGVYALLEANAVSLHLKPLMWAGVLAGGICFGAGMALFGYCPGTSVAACGEGRRDAMVGVVGMLFGAALFVGFYPQLSAFAKAWGDAGEITLPQWTGTSPWLWIGALVAIAVVGILTERMKHTPSRPRHAKHVGHGKHVRA; this comes from the coding sequence ATGTTTGATCCCATCTGGAAACTTGCTCTCGGACTGATCACGGGCATCGTCTTCGGCATCTTGTTGCAGAAGGGACGTGTCGCGAAATACCATGTCATCCTCGGTCAATTCCTGTTCCGTGATTGGACGGTGGTCAAGATCATGGGGACCGCAGTCGTGGTCGGCTCGGTCGGAGTTTATGCGTTGCTGGAAGCCAATGCGGTTTCGCTACACCTTAAACCGCTGATGTGGGCAGGCGTTCTGGCAGGCGGCATTTGCTTTGGTGCGGGCATGGCTCTGTTTGGCTATTGTCCTGGAACCAGTGTGGCTGCGTGCGGTGAAGGACGCCGCGACGCGATGGTTGGTGTTGTGGGGATGCTGTTCGGAGCCGCGTTGTTTGTCGGATTCTATCCACAGCTCTCGGCGTTTGCCAAAGCTTGGGGTGACGCAGGCGAGATCACTCTTCCGCAGTGGACCGGGACCTCGCCTTGGCTATGGATCGGAGCGCTGGTGGCGATTGCCGTGGTCGGCATTCTGACCGAACGGATGAAGCACACTCCCTCGCGTCCTCGGCATGCGAAACACGTCGGCCATGGCAAACACGTGCGAGCATGA